tgtccgagagtaaaataccccacatattttactttatctcgtctatgatgccggatgtgagttccgatgaatttagtgaatgagtagatacgtgaactcaagttagacattggataTGTCCGAACTATCATCtcgtacggtattgaaaggtgtagacatatgctccatgggaaaggagttgataccgtaatacgtatttcatactacgtatgcatgagacgaccaataagagtggcaaaagtttgatctcaacttttttatgtcgtgtgagactcttgaggaaaagagttcctcaattttttagtcccctcatgactcttacttattctcaagatttctatttagtgtttgctatcttaggatgttgccaatggtcatgaatttgattcgatctaatggggcatttctagaaaagcaagccgaaccgaaattgagagtttgaaggaaagaggaagattgattttggagaatcacattgtagttttgtattcacagGTTAACCAATTATGCCCTTAAGCCATTAGGATACTGGCTAACGATAGAGAGTACGTTAACAAAGTCAATAAGATAAAATCGCACATACTTAacaaataataacaaaaaaaattttgaaaattacttAAACTCGAAATTAACTAAGTTTTTCGGTGTTAAGTTGCCAGAtgagagagagataaagagagagagaaagaaagagcttATGTGCTGTGGTCATAGACATCTTACGATTGTCGAGTGAAATTTTTACGAAGTATGTGAGCCAACTCATTTTTTCGAAACTACTATCAGAGAGTCTACTTTGTTAACAAATGCACGTTAATACTTGTGTGTATGatatattttacattaatataatatatttaaaaaatcaagtaGGAATTCGTCACGTCATCTCATATGATTTTCATCGGGGAAGAAAAATCTCGACAGTGGCCGgcaccaaaaagacaaaatgatCAATTCCTaggaaaaagatttttttttttttctctcgacaAAATATCATTCCAAATAAAACCAAGAAAGGGAAAGGCGATATTTTGAGATGCCGATGGACAAGGAAAAGTTCTTTCCCTGCGCAACGAGTCCCGCGTCCCTTCTCGTATTCACACGCAGCGTCAGCCCACCCGTCGCATTCTCGATGCCGGCGCTATCGGATTGAACCGGATAATCCCTTTTGATTcaccgatttttctttttttccggtTCTCTTATTtcgttagaaaaaaaaaactcgtgtACGTGCAGAAAATATCTATTGTGTAAAATATCTATTGATTTTTCTAGCAAAAAGAAGCCTAATTTTAATTTACAAGTCGATCGAACATCAAAGTGTTTCGTTGCACATGATGCATTTATCTTGTAAGAATTCAACaccaagaatttttttttttaaattataatttgagtCACTTTTGTAAAATGaatcaacaagaaaataaaatcagtCCATCCTCGATGGAAATATGGGGCATAGACTTTCgttgatattaaaaaatatgtttTAACTATCTTATTCAAGTAATGCAGCCGGTTAAATcttttaagataatttttttttctaaatcatgGAATTTCATGCACGCGCGAACGGAGAAATGCATTGAACCAACTGCTCAAGTCATGCTCTCGAGGGACCCACCACCACTTGATTCGACTCAAATGGTACTTTGTCGGATCAATTATTGATCCGGCTCTGAATCATGGTCGAGCAAAAGTGAGAAATAGAATGATATTATTAATGGCGCTTTTTCAGTGTAAGTAAATGCGATTAATTCCGGTCATAATTAACTTCGGTTATATGTGACCCCGTCAGGCCAGTGCAGACATCCCGACACGTTCTCGGACAAAGGAGGAAGCGTTTCTCCTCTCTGCCTTCTCTGCTCCAAAATCAATGGCGACCGAAGAGGCGGCGGACGACGAGTGGCAGTACGTTCACTCCCCCGATtctccgccgcctccccgctTCCCCCGGCCTTCTTCGAGCTCGACCCGACGGGACGCCAACgacggcgtcggcggcggcgtcggcagAGACGACTTCCTCGGACTCCGACACCATCCCTCCTCCTCCGTGTTCCCTTCCCTCCACCACGATGGCCTCGACCGTctcccaccaccaccgccaccaccacctcaACCCACTtcacctccttcttcctcgTCTCCGTTGTCGCCATCGTCGTCTTCCTCCTCGCCTACTCCTCCTCTTAACGGGACGGAGATTgagccgccgccgtcgccgctgccGAGCCGTCCGCCGAGTGGAATCCTCTGGTCCGGCGTCTACGGGATTGCTTCGAGAGTCCGCCACTGCGCGCTCCTCGCGGGGGGTTTCTGGTCGTTCGGCTCtgctgcggcggcggccggAGTGGCGGCGGTAATCCTGCTCTCGATGGCGTACGCGAGAATGCGGAGCaggaggaggcggtggtggtggaGCAGGGACAGAGTCCCCGTGGCGGAGGCGAGCGAGaaccccctcctcctcctcatcagaGACAAGGACCAGGTAACGGACGGGCACTCTCAATTTCTTGGTCTCTCCGCTAGTTTCTCGATTCGCACGATAGAGCTGATGATTCGGAGCTAAAAGAATTCACCTGGGTTCGCCCCTGTTTCTAGCTGTaattgcttttctcttttgggtttttcaagGCTTACACAGATTCATGTGCTTCTTCAGCATGTAGAATGAGAAAAGGAACTGAGCAGAACAAAACAAGGAAGAATTTAGCAGGCTTATGTCGTCGATGGTCTAGAAAATTGTTGGCGAGGGTGGGAATTGAAAGACGGTTTAGTTGTTTCTCAAGAACTAGAGCTTCCAATGTCAGAAGATTCAGACAACCTTATTAGGCTCCTGAGAATTAGGATCTACTGGATTTTGGAGCAAAAACAATGTCAGAGGCAGCAAAACGATGTAGATCCATATAAACTTATGAGAAAATGCTACTTTTCTGAACAATCTATCAGTGCAGTCAAGTAGAAACTACTTGCATTAACAAGTTTTCCTGCACAatcgaaacaaaaaagaaccGAACTTCTCTAGGAAACATGTGGGTAGGAGCAGTTAGCTGCACAATTGGGTATTTTGTAATTCAGGCTGACCTGACTTATGGTTTGTCACTCGTGCAAAGCCGATGTGTGTTCGATTAGAATTTGTTCTTCTGCAGAAAAAACCAGAAAGTCTTCACTGATCAAACGATGCGATTCGAACAACAGAATACGAGTAAAAGGGTACAGAACATCTCATGTTGAACATGTGAGAACTCTTATCTATCCGGTTACTGATGTGGGGTAGGATCCCCGGATTCATAGTATCTACTCGCGTAGCTATCACCCAAAATGAGAAGTCAAGAACTGTGTATCGCTTTGTCAAAGATTTGAGTCGATGTCAATAGGGAATATTCGGTTGTACAAACGACACATTTTGGATGTTCAATATTGCAATTCGATGTTCTGTTTCGCCTTCCTGGAACTCTTTCATTGTTTAGCATGGCTTCTCACATCTAGTTGTACAGAAGCGTCTATCTTCTTTATGACCACTGACTCAGGATTTAATCTTTTGGACTGCGCAGAAGATCAGTCAACTCCTGCTTCAAATTGCACAGATGAACGAGCTCATGTTAGCTCGGCGGCAGGTTCAGGTGCTTCGAGTCGATCGTTAATGCTTTTCATCTCTCATCAGTCATCTCTCTGGTGCCCTCGCTCCTTAAAGCTGCTCCAAGCTGCATAAGAATGGACGTGAAAATGCGAGAATTTTTGGCTTCTgtttatacatatatgtatggAGGGAATACACTTGAACTGCTTAATGAGTACTGATTCTGTAAAGACAAATGGTGACTGCACCAATCTAATATTCTATTAGTCTGATCTGTGGAAATTCCATCATTTTGCGGTGCTTTTCAGGACTACTATTTAAGGTGACCGTGAGGTGATATCTTAGCTTGCGGCATATTCAATCAAGTTTTGACTTCTCAATccattcaaagaaaataaacttACTTTATTGTGGTCTTCCGAGGGATTGTAGGCGCacgaatttaattattttatcgTCAGATCAACCCTTTCGATTATTTATGGCACGTTCAATGCACAATGAGTGACAAGGACAGTTTTTGAACTTTGGCTTAACGTTGAATGGAGtatctgaaattttttaattagcaCTTGCAGCTTTTTAAATCGAAATTAATGCCGTCTTCCCCTTAGTTAAAGCTAACGAAGTTGCTAACGTCAATTCACTATTAAGTGTTAGAGCTGGCATCCGACGTGTGTTCAATCGGACGGTCTAAATGCTTCTATGTTCTCCATCAAGCGGTGCACAAGatccaaatttatttaattttttccccttttctcctCAGTGAAGTCAAGCTCTAGGCCCCCTAATCGTGGAGCCGTCTTTTTTAGCTAGGCTTTGATGAAGTGAttagaaaggaaataaagaGATTCAAATGATTgagggggaaaagaagagaattggTTGGGATCGTTGAATCACAGTGTTCCTTGGTTGCTTGctcgagaaaagaaaacaaaaagaaaccaCCGCGGATAATAAGACTCTGTTTGGTGACTATCGAAGAatagttatttctatttttttgttattcaaaacgaaaaaagaataaaaatttatttggtaaaattttcgTTCCTAGTAgtatatttggaacaaaatcaaaaattagaaaaaaattgtttcttatttccggaaacaatttctaaaatcagttcttattttttttttcttttctcctcttttcttctcttttctcttcttccttttggtcggtGACCTCGTTGAAGCGTCGTCGACGCTGAGCCTCGTCAACAAGCCTTGTTGTGgttgggcgagatcgagcttcGCTGATGGCCAAGCGAGCTCGCCAAACCTCGCTAAGCAATTGACCacaatggaggaagaagaagaagataaaaagaaaattaaaaataagaaaaatataatgaaattattaaaaagttaaaaaaaaaaaaaaaattaagaattctatcaaatgcatttatgtcccaaaaataaaaattttagtgcattcttttttgcttaaaaattattctcgaaaatagaatttaaaacaattatttgaaattatttttaggaacaaaatcattaccaaatgcaccctaattATTTTATGTACTCATAAATAGATGGAAAAAAGAAGGGTATAAGTGAGAAAGAATAATAAATATGTCTGTTAATACACACATTTCTTCAAACTCTTGATATTTATGCTGTATTTAGAGATTCAGAGGAATTTAAAATGGACATAAAATTTGATTGCCCTTTGATTTGAAGATAAATAACAAATCTCCTAACTACCATCTACCCgaaatatagaaaatattaGGATCATAAGTGCACATTTCCTGTACAGCCCCTAAGAGTATTTTAGAATTCTTGCGAAAATCTTACGATTTAAGGATTTTTCACACTGACTAATCATCTAAGCCTTCTCCTTATCAGTTTGTTGGTTCTTAAAATCTCCTATCATCGACGTAAATGTCATggcgtgctctctctctctctctctctctctctctctctctctctctctctcaaacactttttttgttaattttctctctttttggatttttttgaattccttttaagaaataaataggaaaatttcatcCGGAAAAGGTaatgacttttttccttttttctgaaTTCTTGTTCGAGAGCGTCGTTGAACTCGTCTTCATGTCGAAATCCAAATTGGGAATTCGAGATTGTTTGAATATAGAAAAGCTGGGAATTTACATGCTGTGTGATGTGAGGATTTGAATATGTTTGAATCTAGGAGATCTTCAAATTTATAGCTTTATTTTTTTCGCCaa
The nucleotide sequence above comes from Eucalyptus grandis isolate ANBG69807.140 chromosome 2, ASM1654582v1, whole genome shotgun sequence. Encoded proteins:
- the LOC104433424 gene encoding CASP-like protein 4A1, with protein sequence MATEEAADDEWQYVHSPDSPPPPRFPRPSSSSTRRDANDGVGGGVGRDDFLGLRHHPSSSVFPSLHHDGLDRLPPPPPPPPQPTSPPSSSSPLSPSSSSSSPTPPLNGTEIEPPPSPLPSRPPSGILWSGVYGIASRVRHCALLAGGFWSFGSAAAAAGVAAVILLSMAYARMRSRRRRWWWSRDRVPVAEASENPLLLLIRDKDQKISQLLLQIAQMNELMLARRQVQVLRVDR